One window of Acidobacteriota bacterium genomic DNA carries:
- a CDS encoding cation diffusion facilitator family transporter, translating to MTVDSTDRSSLKRFAWLSIAAALATIVLKTAAYLLTGSVGLLSDAMESGVNLVGAVMALAMLTVAARPADDDHAYGHSKAEYFSSGVEGALIMVAALAIAVAAVERLHSPRPLEQIGLGLVVSVAASLINLGVALILLPKARVAHSITLEANARHLLTDVWTSAGVVVGVGAVALTGWTSLDPIVALLVAANIVWTGVRIVRASVLGLMDTVLPPAERDAVNRVLHEHAEGVQFHALLTRQSGARRFVSVHVLVPGAWTVHDGHRFVERIEADIRRVVPNASVLTHLESLDDPTSWDDEKLDRVG from the coding sequence ATGACAGTAGACTCGACCGACCGCTCGTCGCTCAAACGGTTCGCGTGGCTGTCGATTGCCGCGGCCCTCGCGACCATTGTGCTCAAGACGGCCGCCTACCTGCTGACGGGTTCGGTCGGGCTGCTGTCGGATGCCATGGAGTCCGGCGTCAACCTGGTTGGCGCCGTGATGGCGCTGGCGATGCTGACGGTGGCAGCCAGGCCCGCCGACGACGACCATGCCTATGGGCATAGCAAAGCCGAGTACTTCTCGAGTGGCGTCGAAGGCGCATTGATCATGGTCGCCGCCCTCGCCATCGCGGTGGCGGCGGTGGAGCGCCTGCACTCGCCCAGACCGCTGGAGCAGATCGGCCTCGGCCTCGTCGTGTCGGTGGCGGCGTCGCTCATCAATCTCGGCGTGGCGCTTATCCTGCTCCCGAAGGCCAGGGTGGCCCATTCCATCACCCTCGAGGCCAACGCCCGCCACCTGCTGACCGACGTCTGGACATCGGCCGGCGTCGTCGTCGGCGTAGGGGCCGTGGCGTTGACGGGCTGGACTTCCCTCGATCCGATCGTCGCCCTGTTGGTCGCGGCCAACATCGTCTGGACCGGCGTGCGGATCGTCCGCGCGTCGGTGTTGGGCCTGATGGACACCGTGCTGCCGCCCGCCGAACGGGACGCCGTCAACCGCGTGCTGCACGAGCATGCCGAAGGCGTCCAGTTTCACGCCTTGCTCACGCGGCAGTCCGGGGCGCGCCGCTTCGTCTCCGTACACGTGCTCGTGCCAGGAGCGTGGACCGTTCACGACGGGCATCGGTTCGTCGAACGCATCGAGGCCGACATCCGGCGCGTCGTGCCGAATGCCTCGGTCCTCACCCACCTCGAATCGCTGGACGATCCGACATCGTGGGACGACGAGAAACTGGACCGCGTCGGCTGA
- a CDS encoding Na+:solute symporter yields the protein MTWIDWTIVVLYFVASAAIGVYYTRRAGSSVEEFFLSGRNLPWWLAGTSMVATTFAADTPLAVTELVAKNGIAGNWLWWNMAFGAVATVFFFARFWRRAGILTDVELVELRYSGKPAAWLRCVRGLYLGLFINCVIMGWVNLAMAAILEGLLGVPHDQVLWWVGGVLALTAVYSALSGLWGVAVTDAFQFALAMAGTTILAVIVVNVPQVGGIAGLKAHLPEWAFRMTPGIGAASDAASVGGAFMMSAASFFAFVGIQWWASWYPGAEPGGGGYIAQRMMSARNERHAVFATLWFTIAHYCIRPWPWIITGLATLVLYPDLAPDAKRLGYVYAMRDYLPVGLLGVLVASFLAAYMSTVSTQLNWGASYVINDVYRRFVRPLACQRELVRVSRITTFVIMGLSLIVTAMLGTISGAWTFIIEAGAGLGLVLILRWFWWRVNAWSELTAMVAPLIVLAFVRSRTTIEFPQSLYLIVGATTVAWVTATFVTPAVDTATLVAFYARVRPGGPGWRPIAARCPEVRPDAGFGWLFVDWIAGVALVYAVLFAVGSVIFGEWMRAGVLTGVAAVCAIVLVRSLSKWGRT from the coding sequence ATGACGTGGATCGACTGGACTATCGTTGTGCTCTACTTCGTCGCGAGCGCGGCCATCGGTGTGTATTACACGCGCCGCGCGGGCAGCAGCGTCGAGGAGTTCTTCCTCTCGGGCCGCAACCTCCCATGGTGGCTGGCCGGCACGTCCATGGTGGCGACAACGTTTGCCGCCGACACGCCGCTTGCGGTCACCGAACTGGTGGCGAAGAACGGCATCGCCGGCAACTGGCTGTGGTGGAACATGGCGTTTGGCGCCGTGGCGACGGTGTTTTTTTTCGCACGGTTCTGGCGGCGCGCCGGCATCCTCACTGATGTCGAACTGGTGGAGTTGCGGTACTCGGGCAAGCCCGCCGCGTGGCTCCGTTGCGTACGCGGGCTCTACCTCGGCCTGTTCATCAACTGCGTGATCATGGGGTGGGTCAACCTCGCGATGGCCGCCATCCTCGAGGGCCTGCTCGGCGTACCGCACGACCAGGTGCTGTGGTGGGTGGGCGGCGTCCTTGCGCTGACAGCTGTCTACTCGGCGCTGTCGGGCCTCTGGGGCGTGGCCGTGACCGACGCCTTCCAGTTCGCGCTCGCGATGGCCGGCACGACGATACTGGCCGTCATTGTCGTGAACGTGCCGCAGGTCGGGGGCATCGCGGGCCTCAAGGCACACCTTCCCGAATGGGCCTTCCGCATGACGCCCGGAATCGGCGCGGCCTCTGACGCCGCGTCGGTAGGAGGCGCATTCATGATGAGCGCAGCCTCGTTCTTCGCGTTCGTCGGGATCCAGTGGTGGGCGTCCTGGTACCCGGGGGCCGAACCGGGCGGCGGCGGGTACATCGCGCAGCGCATGATGTCAGCGCGCAACGAACGGCACGCGGTGTTCGCGACGCTGTGGTTCACCATCGCGCACTACTGCATACGGCCGTGGCCGTGGATTATCACCGGGCTGGCCACGCTCGTGCTGTACCCCGATCTCGCACCGGATGCGAAACGCCTCGGCTACGTCTACGCGATGCGGGACTACTTGCCTGTGGGCCTGCTTGGCGTCCTGGTCGCGTCGTTCCTCGCGGCGTACATGTCGACGGTCTCGACGCAGCTGAACTGGGGCGCGTCATACGTCATCAACGACGTGTACCGGCGATTCGTCCGGCCATTGGCCTGCCAGCGGGAGCTGGTGCGGGTGTCGCGGATCACGACGTTCGTCATCATGGGGCTGTCGCTCATCGTCACGGCGATGCTCGGCACCATCTCGGGCGCGTGGACGTTCATCATCGAGGCAGGCGCGGGTCTCGGGCTCGTCCTGATCCTGCGGTGGTTCTGGTGGCGGGTAAACGCCTGGAGCGAATTGACGGCCATGGTCGCGCCACTCATCGTGCTCGCGTTCGTCAGGTCGCGGACCACGATCGAGTTCCCGCAGAGCCTGTATCTCATCGTCGGCGCCACAACGGTGGCGTGGGTGACAGCCACCTTCGTGACGCCCGCTGTCGACACGGCGACGCTGGTCGCGTTTTACGCCCGGGTCCGGCCGGGCGGGCCAGGATGGCGGCCGATCGCTGCGCGGTGCCCGGAGGTTCGACCTGACGCGGGATTCGGCTGGCTGTTTGTCGATTGGATTGCAGGCGTCGCGTTGGTCTACGCCGTGCTGTTCGCGGTGGGCAGTGTGATTTTCGGCGAATGGATGCGCGCCGGGGTCCTGACCGGAGTCGCCGCCGTTTGTGCGATTGTCCTGGTCCGCAGCCTGTCGAAATGGGGTCGGACCTGA
- a CDS encoding response regulator, which yields MADTPNTTQKTFNILVVEDSPTQLEALRSLLEESGFSVVAATNGKEGLAAAQANPIDLVISDIVMPEMDGYALCKALRDDQTCRRLPVILLTSLTDPQDVIQGLESGANNFICKPYDDRGLVARVQNVLTNQEIRRTTSSEMGLSVFFAGQPFFITADRLQILDLLLSTYEVAIQQNRELLSAREELRLQNAILEKKVRERTANLMAEVTERERAERTLREAKEHLEIRVKERTVELEQTNRTLQVEIAERKLAEEAVNLERQRLYDVLETLPAYVILLSADYHVPFANRVFRERFGESEGRRCYEYLFNRTASCEICETYTVLKTAAPHHWEWFGPDGRNYDIFDFPFTDTDGTPLILEMGIDITETKRARTALTEANESLERRVADRTTELRLSEARLRDVVFSVADWVWEVDENGVYTYSSEKGYDLLGVSSEDVVGKTPFDFMPPDEARRVGAIFSEIAARKAPIRDLENWNIRRNGERVCLLTNAAPILDEAGNLRGYRGVDKDITTQRQLEAQFLQAQKMEVVGRLASGIAHDFNNLLTIINGTADLMLTDLKESGPQRSDLQDIRQAGEQAASLTRQLLAFSRKQIMKFEALDLSKLVADIQGILQRLIGEDIALVVVPAKDVGCVMADSAQIQQVVMNLTVNARDAMPNGGTLTIETRDIVLDEAYAEEHPSVQSGPHVMLAISDTGTGMDEATRARIFEPFFTTKGPGKGTGLGLSTVYGIVKQSGGSIWVYSEPGMGTTFKIYLPRVERVVHKIQPAPAVVSVQGVETILLVEDDEAVRCLAKRVLQKAGYTVLTASNGAEALLLLERHDGPVHLMLTDMVMPGMSGRELVARIGHLSPRTKILCTSGYTDEAILHQGLLAEAAHFIGKPYSVAELTRKVREVLES from the coding sequence GTGGCTGACACTCCGAACACCACGCAGAAGACATTCAACATCCTCGTGGTCGAGGACAGTCCGACGCAGCTCGAGGCGCTGCGGTCCCTCCTCGAGGAGTCGGGCTTTTCGGTGGTTGCCGCGACCAACGGCAAGGAGGGGCTCGCGGCAGCCCAGGCGAACCCGATCGACCTCGTGATCTCGGATATCGTGATGCCCGAGATGGACGGCTATGCGCTCTGCAAGGCACTGCGCGATGACCAGACATGCCGGCGCCTGCCGGTCATCCTACTCACTTCGCTCACCGACCCGCAGGACGTCATCCAAGGGCTTGAATCAGGAGCCAACAACTTCATCTGCAAGCCTTACGACGATCGTGGGCTGGTCGCGCGCGTGCAGAACGTGCTCACGAACCAGGAGATCCGCAGGACCACGTCCAGCGAGATGGGACTAAGCGTCTTTTTTGCCGGACAACCGTTCTTCATCACCGCCGATCGGCTGCAGATCCTCGATCTGCTGCTCTCGACCTACGAAGTGGCCATCCAGCAGAATCGGGAACTGCTGTCGGCACGCGAGGAACTGCGGTTGCAGAACGCGATCCTCGAGAAGAAGGTGCGCGAACGCACGGCCAATCTGATGGCGGAGGTGACCGAGCGCGAACGGGCGGAACGGACGCTACGCGAGGCGAAAGAACATCTGGAAATCCGCGTCAAGGAACGGACGGTGGAACTGGAGCAAACCAATCGCACGCTCCAAGTGGAGATCGCCGAGCGCAAGTTGGCCGAGGAGGCTGTGAATCTCGAGCGGCAGCGGCTCTATGACGTTCTGGAGACGCTGCCGGCCTACGTGATACTACTGTCGGCAGACTACCACGTGCCCTTCGCCAACCGCGTCTTCCGGGAGCGATTCGGGGAGTCCGAGGGGCGGCGCTGCTATGAGTATTTGTTCAACCGTACTGCCTCTTGCGAGATCTGCGAAACCTATACAGTCCTCAAGACCGCAGCGCCGCACCATTGGGAGTGGTTCGGTCCCGACGGCCGCAATTACGACATCTTCGACTTCCCCTTCACCGACACCGATGGCACTCCCCTCATCCTGGAGATGGGCATCGACATCACCGAAACAAAGCGGGCGCGGACAGCCCTTACGGAGGCCAACGAATCGCTGGAGCGGCGCGTGGCCGATCGCACAACAGAACTTCGATTGAGCGAAGCGCGGCTGAGAGATGTCGTATTCAGCGTAGCCGATTGGGTGTGGGAGGTGGACGAGAATGGCGTCTATACCTACAGCTCGGAGAAGGGCTACGACCTGTTGGGAGTATCCTCCGAAGACGTCGTCGGGAAGACACCGTTCGATTTCATGCCACCGGATGAAGCAAGGAGAGTAGGAGCGATATTCTCTGAAATTGCGGCACGCAAGGCGCCCATAAGGGATCTGGAGAATTGGAATATCCGGAGGAATGGCGAACGCGTCTGTCTCCTCACGAATGCTGCGCCCATACTGGACGAAGCGGGGAATCTCAGAGGTTACCGCGGCGTGGATAAAGACATCACGACGCAGCGACAATTGGAGGCCCAGTTTCTGCAAGCTCAGAAGATGGAAGTCGTGGGCCGGCTCGCCAGCGGCATTGCCCACGATTTCAACAACCTGCTGACCATCATCAACGGCACCGCCGATCTCATGTTGACGGACTTGAAAGAAAGCGGCCCGCAGCGCTCGGATCTCCAGGACATCCGACAAGCCGGCGAGCAAGCGGCCTCGCTGACCCGGCAGTTGCTGGCCTTCAGCCGCAAACAGATCATGAAATTCGAGGCCCTCGACCTGAGCAAACTGGTCGCGGACATACAGGGCATACTCCAGCGCCTGATCGGTGAAGACATCGCACTGGTGGTGGTGCCGGCGAAGGACGTGGGCTGCGTCATGGCGGATTCCGCGCAGATTCAGCAGGTCGTGATGAACCTGACCGTCAACGCTCGGGACGCCATGCCCAACGGCGGTACGCTCACCATCGAGACACGGGACATCGTACTCGACGAAGCCTATGCCGAAGAGCACCCATCCGTGCAGTCAGGGCCGCACGTGATGCTCGCGATCAGCGACACGGGTACCGGGATGGACGAGGCCACTCGTGCGCGGATCTTCGAACCGTTCTTCACGACCAAGGGCCCGGGAAAGGGCACGGGACTCGGCCTGTCCACGGTGTACGGCATCGTCAAGCAGAGCGGCGGCAGCATCTGGGTGTACAGCGAACCCGGAATGGGGACGACCTTCAAGATCTACCTGCCGCGAGTCGAGCGTGTGGTGCACAAAATCCAGCCCGCCCCGGCGGTCGTGTCGGTACAAGGCGTCGAAACCATCCTCCTCGTCGAGGACGATGAGGCGGTTCGCTGTTTGGCCAAGCGCGTTCTGCAGAAGGCCGGCTACACGGTGCTCACCGCCAGCAACGGCGCGGAGGCCCTGCTGCTTCTGGAGCGGCACGACGGACCCGTACACCTGATGCTCACCGACATGGTCATGCCGGGGATGAGCGGGCGGGAACTGGTGGCACGGATCGGGCATCTCAGCCCGCGAACGAAGATCCTCTGCACGTCCGGGTACACCGACGAAGCCATCCTGCACCAGGGGTTGCTCGCCGAGGCAGCCCACTTTATCGGCAAGCCGTACAGCGTCGCGGAGCTGACGCGCAAGGTGCGGGAGGTGCTGGAGTCGTAG
- a CDS encoding response regulator yields MDKKKEEFLARLRETFRVEAAEHIETMTAGLVALERTDDAGRPPLIERIFRESHSLKGAARSVSLAGVEALCQELESIFAAMKREDLKVSTGLLDAIHPAVGVLGTLCGSLGVAPSSEGEKKEQQALATLKRIVRKTANESAEPPAVAVRSQPRASFSAHSAPAACVGSAPPDPPAPRTVAAMAAPDTVRVSTRKLGAILLEAEELVGAKIAARERAAELRALAADLAGWNQRRVGQAARRRRGHEATTAASDLLESEMLYARTLENSLRKVAGAAHQDALSLAAMTDAVLEDTKKMLLLPCSYLLGTLPAVLRDLARDQGKEADLLVHGEDIEIDRRVLDELKDPLIHLLRNCADHGIEKPDARRELGKSGRGSVTITVKPVEGSRVELTVGDDGAGINTDNVRKAAVRRGLIAADEAAQLAQADVTPLVFRSGLSTSPIVTDLSGRGLGLAIVREKVEKLGGTIAVTSAPGAGTTFCMLVPLSLATFRGVFVEVAGRRFAIPTASVERVGRVKPDEIKTVENRQTIALGKDAVSLVRLRDVLELSGPDGRVDGAARPVVVVRAADRRVAFLVDEVQGEQEVLVKRLGQQLARVRNVAGACISGSGAVIPILNVVDLVESASTAGAPGPIDAAKAHDTVPERRGRLLIVEDSITARTLVKSILEGAGYEVVATVDGLDALTRLKTEPFDLVVSDVDMPRMNGFELTARIRADKKLGELPVVLVTALGSQKDREYGIEVGANAYIAKSDFDQSNLLEIIRRLL; encoded by the coding sequence ATGGATAAGAAGAAGGAGGAGTTCCTGGCGCGGCTGCGCGAGACCTTCCGGGTCGAGGCGGCAGAGCATATCGAGACCATGACTGCGGGCCTCGTGGCGCTCGAGCGCACGGACGATGCCGGGCGGCCGCCACTCATCGAACGCATCTTCCGGGAATCCCATTCCCTCAAGGGCGCGGCGCGGTCGGTGAGCCTCGCCGGTGTGGAGGCGCTGTGCCAGGAACTCGAGAGCATCTTCGCGGCCATGAAGCGCGAAGACCTCAAGGTGTCCACGGGACTGCTCGATGCCATTCATCCCGCGGTCGGTGTTCTTGGGACATTGTGCGGGAGTCTCGGTGTCGCACCGTCGTCGGAAGGCGAGAAGAAGGAGCAGCAGGCGCTTGCAACACTCAAGCGAATCGTTCGGAAAACGGCGAACGAAAGCGCCGAACCGCCGGCGGTTGCCGTTCGGTCTCAGCCCCGCGCCTCCTTCAGCGCGCATTCAGCTCCGGCTGCGTGTGTGGGGTCAGCGCCGCCAGATCCACCTGCGCCGCGCACCGTTGCAGCCATGGCCGCGCCAGATACTGTCCGCGTTTCCACGAGAAAGCTCGGCGCCATCCTGCTCGAAGCCGAGGAACTGGTGGGCGCCAAGATTGCCGCACGCGAACGCGCCGCTGAATTGCGCGCGCTCGCCGCGGATCTTGCCGGCTGGAACCAGCGGCGCGTCGGCCAGGCGGCGCGGCGGCGCCGAGGTCATGAAGCGACGACGGCCGCGTCCGATCTGCTCGAGTCGGAGATGCTGTACGCCAGGACGCTCGAGAACTCGCTACGGAAGGTGGCCGGGGCCGCGCATCAGGACGCCCTCTCTCTTGCGGCTATGACCGACGCAGTCCTCGAGGACACCAAGAAGATGCTCCTGCTTCCCTGCTCGTACCTTCTCGGCACCCTGCCTGCGGTACTGCGCGACCTGGCGCGGGACCAGGGCAAGGAGGCGGACCTCCTCGTGCACGGGGAGGACATCGAGATCGATCGCCGGGTGCTCGACGAACTCAAGGACCCGCTCATCCACTTGTTGCGCAACTGCGCCGATCACGGCATCGAGAAGCCGGATGCACGCCGTGAGCTGGGCAAATCCGGCCGTGGGTCTGTCACGATCACGGTGAAACCGGTCGAGGGGAGCCGGGTCGAGCTCACCGTGGGCGACGACGGCGCCGGGATCAATACCGACAACGTCAGGAAGGCCGCCGTCCGTCGCGGACTCATCGCGGCCGACGAAGCGGCCCAACTGGCCCAGGCCGACGTGACCCCGCTCGTCTTCCGCTCCGGGCTGTCGACCAGTCCGATTGTCACCGACTTGTCGGGCAGGGGGCTCGGCCTGGCCATCGTACGCGAGAAGGTCGAGAAGCTCGGCGGAACGATCGCCGTGACTTCGGCGCCCGGCGCAGGTACGACGTTTTGTATGCTCGTGCCCTTGTCGCTGGCGACCTTCCGCGGCGTGTTCGTCGAGGTCGCCGGCCGGCGCTTTGCGATCCCGACCGCCAGCGTGGAGCGCGTGGGCCGGGTGAAGCCGGACGAGATCAAGACGGTCGAGAACCGTCAGACCATCGCGCTGGGCAAGGACGCGGTGTCGCTGGTGCGCCTGCGGGACGTGCTCGAGCTCTCCGGGCCGGACGGGCGCGTCGATGGCGCGGCCCGCCCCGTGGTGGTGGTGCGAGCCGCCGACCGCCGGGTCGCGTTCCTCGTCGACGAAGTGCAGGGCGAGCAGGAGGTACTGGTCAAGCGACTGGGCCAGCAACTCGCCAGAGTTCGCAACGTCGCCGGCGCCTGCATCTCGGGCAGCGGCGCGGTCATCCCCATTCTCAATGTCGTCGACCTCGTGGAGTCCGCGAGCACGGCCGGCGCGCCGGGGCCGATAGACGCCGCAAAGGCGCACGACACCGTGCCCGAACGGCGCGGGCGCCTGCTCATCGTCGAGGACTCGATCACTGCCCGGACGCTGGTGAAGAGCATCCTGGAGGGCGCCGGTTACGAGGTGGTGGCCACCGTGGATGGCCTGGACGCGCTGACCAGGCTCAAGACCGAGCCGTTCGACCTGGTGGTGTCGGACGTGGACATGCCGCGGATGAACGGCTTCGAGCTCACCGCCAGGATCCGCGCCGACAAGAAGCTCGGCGAGCTGCCGGTGGTGCTGGTCACGGCGCTGGGATCGCAGAAGGACCGCGAATACGGCATCGAGGTGGGCGCCAACGCCTACATCGCCAAGAGCGATTTCGATCAGAGCAACCTGCTCGAAATCATCCGGAGGCTCCTGTGA
- the cheB gene encoding chemotaxis-specific protein-glutamate methyltransferase CheB: MINVLIVEDSRVIRDYLVYILKTDPDMQVIGVAGSGEAALEFLAEHLPDVILMDIHLPGIDGFETTRRIMSSNPVPIVVCTASTHFSEMHTVMRALEVGALAAVKKPRGLTGPDADAESAAIITALKLMSEVKVVRRWNRSPATPTHVTAVAAGPVLCDGSGHDAAIVAIGASTGGPPAVLRILSCLSPAFPIPILVVQHIAAGFTAGFAEWLTTASGLPVHVAHGGETPLPGHVYVAPDDHHLRVARRGELETTRDAPLNGVRPSVGVLFRSVAERFGRRAIGVLLTGMGRDGAEELKLMADRGALTIAQDEESCVVFGMPAETIKLGAARFVLPPHKIAELLTTAVARDTSKGGTRG; encoded by the coding sequence GTGATCAATGTGCTCATTGTCGAGGACTCGCGGGTGATCCGCGACTACCTGGTCTACATCCTCAAGACCGATCCGGACATGCAGGTCATCGGCGTCGCCGGCAGCGGAGAAGCGGCGCTCGAGTTCCTCGCCGAGCACCTTCCCGACGTGATCCTCATGGATATTCATCTGCCGGGGATTGACGGCTTCGAGACGACCCGGCGGATCATGTCGTCGAACCCCGTGCCGATCGTCGTGTGCACGGCCAGCACGCACTTCAGCGAGATGCACACCGTCATGCGCGCCCTGGAGGTGGGCGCGCTTGCCGCGGTAAAGAAACCCCGGGGCCTGACCGGCCCTGACGCCGATGCCGAATCCGCCGCGATCATCACTGCCCTCAAGCTGATGTCCGAGGTCAAAGTGGTGCGGCGGTGGAACCGGTCCCCGGCCACCCCAACGCATGTGACCGCAGTTGCTGCCGGGCCCGTGCTGTGCGATGGGAGTGGCCATGACGCGGCCATCGTCGCGATCGGGGCGTCCACCGGAGGCCCGCCGGCGGTCTTGCGGATACTGTCATGTCTGTCGCCCGCGTTCCCGATCCCGATACTCGTGGTCCAGCACATTGCCGCCGGTTTCACGGCCGGCTTCGCCGAGTGGCTCACTACAGCCTCGGGTTTGCCGGTGCACGTGGCACATGGCGGAGAGACCCCATTGCCCGGTCACGTCTACGTCGCACCCGACGACCATCACCTGCGCGTTGCCCGGCGGGGCGAGCTGGAGACAACCCGGGATGCTCCGCTGAACGGCGTGCGGCCGTCGGTGGGAGTCTTGTTCCGGTCGGTGGCCGAGCGTTTCGGCCGCCGAGCCATCGGCGTGCTCCTGACCGGCATGGGCCGGGACGGCGCCGAGGAGCTTAAGCTCATGGCGGACCGGGGCGCGCTCACCATCGCGCAGGATGAGGAGAGCTGCGTGGTCTTCGGCATGCCGGCCGAAACGATCAAATTGGGTGCGGCCCGATTCGTGCTTCCGCCGCACAAGATCGCCGAGCTCTTGACCACCGCCGTGGCGCGCGACACGAGCAAAGGAGGAACCCGTGGCTGA
- a CDS encoding SPFH domain-containing protein: protein MGLMDLIKGEFIEVIEWTDDSRDTLSYRFPDEDKAIKNGAQLIVRESQVVQFMYLGQFGDTFQPGKHTLTTDNIPVMTKLQSWKYAFNSPFKADVFYITTRLFTGNKWGTANPIMVRDNDFGVVRLRAFGIFDFKIVNPQLFLKEVAGSDQHFRLDEFADTMRSRMVSVFSEALASSHVPVLDVATRYSELGDALLPLINPAVGSKYGLEITSFIVENVSVPAEVEGAIDKRSSMAAIGNLNDYVKYQMGQGMATGTGGAAGMAAELAVGFGLAQQMVQQGLMNPQAAAAAPAAGTAAAAAAATAVELLSPADVAKRLGVAESDVMAIIESGDLKSKKIGTSYRITKTALDAYLAQ from the coding sequence ATGGGACTGATGGATTTGATCAAGGGCGAGTTCATCGAGGTGATCGAGTGGACCGACGACTCGCGTGACACGCTCTCATACCGTTTTCCGGATGAGGACAAGGCCATCAAGAACGGGGCGCAGCTCATCGTGCGCGAGTCGCAGGTGGTCCAGTTCATGTACCTCGGCCAGTTCGGCGACACATTCCAGCCGGGCAAGCACACGCTGACGACCGACAACATCCCGGTCATGACGAAACTGCAGTCGTGGAAGTACGCGTTCAACTCGCCCTTCAAGGCGGACGTGTTCTACATCACGACGCGGCTGTTCACCGGCAACAAGTGGGGTACGGCCAATCCCATCATGGTGCGGGACAACGACTTCGGCGTCGTTCGCCTGCGGGCGTTCGGCATCTTCGATTTCAAGATCGTCAATCCGCAGCTGTTCCTGAAGGAGGTCGCCGGATCGGACCAGCATTTCCGGCTCGACGAGTTCGCCGACACGATGCGGTCGCGCATGGTGAGCGTGTTCAGCGAGGCGCTGGCCTCGTCTCATGTGCCGGTCCTGGACGTGGCGACACGCTACAGTGAACTGGGCGATGCGCTGCTGCCGCTCATCAATCCCGCGGTCGGATCGAAGTACGGCCTCGAGATCACGAGCTTCATCGTCGAAAACGTGTCGGTGCCCGCCGAAGTGGAAGGGGCGATCGACAAGCGGTCGAGCATGGCGGCCATCGGGAACCTCAACGACTACGTGAAGTACCAGATGGGTCAGGGAATGGCCACGGGCACCGGCGGGGCGGCGGGCATGGCGGCGGAGCTGGCGGTCGGCTTCGGTCTCGCGCAGCAGATGGTGCAGCAGGGCCTGATGAATCCGCAGGCGGCGGCCGCGGCGCCGGCAGCGGGAACCGCGGCGGCGGCGGCGGCCGCAACGGCGGTGGAACTGCTGTCACCAGCCGACGTCGCCAAGCGGCTTGGCGTCGCCGAGAGTGACGTGATGGCCATTATCGAGAGTGGCGATCTCAAGTCGAAGAAGATCGGCACGAGCTACCGCATCACGAAAACGGCACTCGACGCGTACCTGGCGCAATAG
- a CDS encoding zinc ribbon domain-containing protein has product MTMDETLTPVVAQQKHACPACGAQAEWHPGKQKLICPFCGTESPYDINKDAVAIEEIDLVTTLRDMPDEMRGWNTERRSVQCQNCKAVMVFDPAKVGQNCEFCGSPALVDYAELKSPIRPQSLLPFKISHDQIRDGIRRWYASKWFAPNALKRKALVDQVKGLYIPYWTFDAQVHCRWEAEAGYYYYVTESYTDNQGRSQTRQVRRVRWEPASGELDHFFDDEPVPATKGVNESLLRGVEPFPTKELVPYDTAFLSGFVVERYQVVLADAAKESRDQMHAHLMTLCGQQVPGDTQRNLQIAPDFSGLTFKHILVPVWLVTYLYGARMYQVVANGCTGVIAGQYPKSVWKILFVVTLALVVLTIIALANR; this is encoded by the coding sequence ATGACGATGGACGAAACGCTCACACCGGTCGTCGCCCAACAGAAGCACGCCTGCCCGGCCTGCGGGGCCCAAGCGGAATGGCATCCCGGCAAGCAGAAGCTCATCTGTCCGTTCTGCGGCACGGAATCACCGTACGACATCAACAAGGACGCGGTCGCCATCGAGGAGATCGATCTCGTCACGACACTGCGCGACATGCCGGACGAGATGCGTGGCTGGAACACCGAGCGCCGGAGCGTTCAGTGCCAGAACTGCAAGGCGGTGATGGTGTTCGATCCGGCGAAGGTCGGACAGAACTGCGAGTTCTGCGGCTCACCGGCCCTGGTCGACTACGCCGAGCTTAAGTCGCCAATCCGGCCGCAGAGCCTGCTCCCGTTCAAGATCTCGCACGATCAGATCCGTGACGGCATCAGGCGCTGGTACGCGAGCAAGTGGTTCGCGCCGAATGCGCTCAAACGGAAGGCGCTCGTCGATCAGGTGAAGGGACTCTACATTCCGTACTGGACCTTCGACGCGCAGGTCCACTGCCGCTGGGAAGCCGAAGCCGGCTACTACTACTACGTCACCGAGTCCTACACCGACAACCAGGGCCGCTCCCAGACGCGCCAGGTGAGGCGGGTGCGATGGGAACCGGCGTCAGGCGAACTCGACCACTTCTTCGATGATGAGCCGGTGCCAGCCACCAAGGGCGTGAACGAGTCGCTGCTGCGCGGCGTCGAGCCGTTTCCGACGAAGGAACTCGTGCCGTACGACACGGCGTTCCTGTCAGGCTTTGTCGTCGAGCGCTACCAGGTGGTGCTCGCCGACGCGGCGAAGGAATCCCGCGATCAGATGCATGCTCACCTGATGACGCTCTGCGGCCAGCAGGTGCCAGGGGATACGCAGCGGAACCTGCAGATTGCGCCAGACTTCTCGGGGCTGACGTTCAAGCACATTCTCGTGCCGGTGTGGCTGGTGACTTACCTGTACGGCGCCAGGATGTACCAGGTCGTCGCCAACGGATGCACCGGCGTCATCGCCGGCCAGTACCCGAAGAGCGTCTGGAAGATCCTCTTCGTGGTGACCCTCGCGCTCGTGGTGCTGACGATCATCGCGCTCGCGAACCGGTAG